The DNA region TAGTGGTGTGCTATCTCTGCCAGGTCTGGGTTTTCGCCAAGCGATTCAGGAACTTTCACTGTACGTCAAATAGACATTAGACATTAGTGGCCAGTCGTGCGGGGAACAATCCGAGCTACTTGCAGTGTTCATAATGAGCTGCTTGTCTGCATCGCAAACACCTGAAAAGAGGTCGAGTGCTTTTGGGCTGTGGTGAACCGATTTCCTTGTCAGAGACTGCCTCCGCCAAGGGTGGAAGCTGGGGGGCCTTTGATGAATCCATGTCCGTCATGCTGTCTTCTTTGCCAACGTCCACTACCCCGGCGTCATCGTCTTTTCTCCGGCCCACTGTGACTGGATCCACGTTTAGAAGTTCGTCTTTGCAGCAAACAAAACAGGGTACTCCTTCGCTGCATTTCGCGCACAGGAAGTCCGCCTCTTGTTGAATAGGCACAGTCTTCCGGAGAGGAACGTCTGATGCCTGCGTGGTAGGGTCAATGTTTCCAAGCGCAGCCAGGTCTTGCGAGCGGAGTGACTCGAGGActgccttcttctggctGGCCGACAGACAGCCATAGTGGGAGGCGACGACACACCGTCTGCACTATGGGATTGTGCTTAGTATCTGCGCTCTCTGGAAAAGCTGGGCGGGCTCACGGTGACCCAGCCCTGAAGGATATGGACGAGCTCGCTGTCACTCAGCAGATCGTCGTCTTCCGGGGACGGCCTCTTCGTTCTGGGGCGTTTCTTGGGACGGCTGTGCAGGGATTCGAGGATGAGGGCTGCGGGCGGCCGGCGGCATTTTTCGCAGAACTGGGAGTGGTGAGTGGTGAATCGCGGGTGGAGGCGGGTGGGGGCGGCTCACTGTGCGGTGCTGCGTGTGGGCGGGCGCAGCGGAGGGGGCACGGGCGTAGAGGGCGCGGACGGCGGGGGGGAGGGGCGCGAGCTCGATCACTGGGCGGAGGCGTCTCGCGGGCATCGGGTGGTCGAGTAGCGGAATGATGGCAGTTGTTAGCGTGAAATCCACGCGACGCGACTGCAGCGATTAAATAATAGCCCGGGATTATTCGAGACAATGGAGAAGCAGGGCGCAAGAGACTTTGCTGCCAACGTCTAGTCTCTATCTAGTCTGCACCTTATCCGCCATGTTCCGCCCCTCCCTCGCCCGCACCGATGCGCCCCTCGCCCGCGCCCACGCCCGCTCCTTCGTGTCGCGCGCCACGTTTGTCGGCCGCCTCGGCACCGCCCCCGAGAAGAGCACCACCTCCGCCGGCCAGCCGTACTACAAGTACCCCCTCGCAGTCTCAAAGCCCCCCAAGCGCGACGCCGAAGGCAGTAAGTCCCGTCCCCTCCCCCCGCGCCCGTGCTCACCACCCGCAGAGGTCATCCTCGACGAAGGCGGCTGTAAGTCATCGTCTCCTTCCGCTCCGTCTGCTGACCCGTAGCTCCCGCACAGACCCCGTCCGTGCTGACCCTTCCTGGttcaccatcttcaactTCAACGAGCGTGCCGAGGCAAGGATAGAGTCGCTCGTCCCCGGCTCGTTGCTCTATGTCGAAGGTACGCCGATCGCCTCGCTGCAGCTTCCCTGACCCTGCTCGTAGCCAACATCGACACCATCACCAGCCCCTCTGCGGCCGAGGGCTCCCCAGGCACCAAGCAGTATGTCTTCAGGGAGGTCAGCCACAAGGTCCTTTCCAAGCCCAGGCAAGAGTAGTCGTGATGCGGAAGGATTATGATTCTATAAATGGATACAAACGTCTCCTCTCCGTTTTTAGTAGAATGCCAAATCCGTCCCGTGAATACGATGATTATCTCATTACAAAACATCCAACCATTCTATACCCATAAAGACCCTGCCTATGCTCATTTCCGCTCCTCGATGGTTTGAGGATGGTCTTTGAACCTTTTCCATATCTCCCTGTTCATCGCCTCTACGTACTTCTTGCTCGCGCTGATCAATAAACTCTCCATACTCTCATACGTCGTCCCTATCTTGTTTGTGACGTGCCGTTCCCCATCCGCCGTCTCAATCTATCCACCATTTTCAGTCTCTGCCAGCGCGCGGATAAAAAAACAAAGACTCTTGGAAATCGACTCACAGTCCATCCTGCCCTGTCCAACCTAATAACCACATGCCCCTCTCCATCCAGCAGTCCGACCCGGCACATTCCTACTATTCTTTCGCTGATTTTCCGTGATCGATTACTCTCCTCTTGGACActcttcaactcttccGCCGTTCTCGGGAATGTCTGCTCCAGAAGTGGTTCAGAATCAGGAGCGGGGAGGATCccgaaagaagatgaagagagggCGGCGATGATTTCGGAAAGTGGGTTGAGGAGAATAGGGTCGGAAGTCAATGATGCCATCTTTATACCGTGTTATAGTGATGGCAAGGTTAGTAATGATAATGACTCTTGTAAGAATATGCCATATCCAGTGGAATacctgaagaagaaataaaTCATATAGTGCCGACGAGTGCAACAGCCAGTACTATAGAAGAATCTCTACGTTAGTAATTAATCCTTATATTCGTCCTTTGCTCGCTTGTCCCGCTTCATTCGCTCTCAACTTTGCGTCAACTGCGTTTATTCGAGTCTTTCACATTCTCTTCTTAGCTTCTCTAATACAAGACCATTCGTGTGCATCCATGTCTGGCAAGAAACCCGAATTTCCAGAACCCCCTTGCAAGCTCTTTGCCATCACGCAGTATCAATGTTCCCCTGAAAGCGGGCGGGTCACCTGCTGGCCCATCGAAAGGATCTTTCGCCAGCAAgtctttttccctcttttttttcccattCTAATGCATTCATCGCATAGCGCCAAAAGGGGCGGAAAAATGCGAATCTCCCATACGTGAGCTAACTGCGTTTTTTTTAGATGCGGGGAAAACAAACCAGTTATCGAAGTGACGAACCGTATCCTCCGAGACCGATCTGGCAGCAACAAGAATGAAATAGTCGTCGACCCCGTCTTCATGTAAGATAATACCGAATTTCCTTTAACCGCTTTGTTGACCGCACCACATTACTGATCGTCCAACTCATATGCCCGCCAATACAGTAAAAATCCACCTAAAGCCAAGAGCTGGGGCGATttgagaggatgaagcCGCCTGCATCCATATCAGCTGCGCCACGGCAGGTTCCAGCAAGAGATGGGACAAGAATGAACCTTTGTAAGGGGGGGCAGAAAGTGAGCGCCCGTTGGCCGCTGCTGCAGTACCCTCGCTCAGTGCTAGAAAGACTATTGCGCCCCGTTACATTTGCAAGAGGCTTGCGACTCAAACATTGGTCGATGGTTGGCCTCAcactactactactacaTACTACAATCGTAGAGCGGTGTATGGGCAAATTCAATGTaacagaagatgagggtATCTGCATGCAGGGCAATAATATATGAATGTAATGTTACACTAGGCTTTGACAAAATTGAGAGATGAGTCTATCTATCTATTTATGGAATCAAGGTTCGAGTGGTGTGATATCTGACTCTAGAGACGTATCCATCACGCCCCCTTTTAaaatccttctccttgcaGATCTGCGTTTTCAGTCGGGGTATCACGCGCCCAACTTGGCAGCCACCAGCTCATAGATCAAGAACATACAGGCAGCGTTCGGTACCACCCTGAACAAATGCGCCGTCAAACCGCCATACAATGCACCCacgccctcctccatccaaACGAGCTTCAGCGTCTGCAGCAACCCCTTGTACTTGACGGTGCCATCAGGAAGGGCAGGTTGACGAAGACGTGTTCGGATGACTTCATGGGGATACGTGATAAGAGATGCGACCGCCTTGGCACCGCCCGAGGCGCCCACGATATGAGGGATgtaggagaggagaggttGGGATTCAAGACCTGTCGTGGTGGCGGCGTTTAATCGTTTGAATCGCTACCCAAGACGATACGAGGATGGTTAGCTTCCATACATGGGGGAGACACAGAAAGACAAAAGACACTCACTTCATACAAGACCCACTGGATCACTCCCTCAGAGACACCCAGATAACTGGCCGATAAACCTCTATACAGCCCTCTGATACCTTCCTTTTTTATAATGTCCATCGTCATTGAGAAAGCGGGAGTCAAAGACGACCTGGCAACTGTCCTGGTCGACGCCGCcgatgctgctgctgcagcGATGGGCGTAGAGGCCTGGCTAGCAAGGGAGGCAGCAGAGGCGGCTATGGGTTTGGGCAAAATCGATCCTGGTTTTGCCGAAACGACGCCCgtctccttttttctcGCCGAAAGCTGCAGTCTAGTTTTCACCACTGGCAGCCCCATCGTTTAGCTCATAGCGACTTTGGCAGATCTCATCCACAGCACTCACCCCAAATAGGATTTGTTCCAGTACTTGTCATGATACCAGCTACGACTGCCGCACCCAAGTGAATAACCGGACTATCCTCTGCTGTTTGTCCTGGTTTCTCAGTGGGCGCATTAGGAAATTGCTTGGCAAGGTAGACTTTGGATGTTGGATAAAAGTAAAAGTTGATTGCTCTAAGTTTTACAACAGCGTCAACTCTTTCGGTAGCACTCAAATTGCAGTCTTCAACCGAAACGTACCGAGCAGGGATAATACCGACCAAGCTAGGTCCTAAGCCCTTGTAAAGAGctctccaaccttcctccacaGCTATCCGCCTGGTTGACAAAACCGTCGTTAGAGTCTCTCCCTACCCAAGTTTTGATACACATGTGACACCCACTTGATTAGATATACGGTATCCACAAATTGCCACATGACACCCCTCACACCTCCACTACTACCACCCTTCTTGGCCACCTCCGCCGCATGTCGTACACCTTCGTCAGATGAATGCCTGAACATGTCTGACTGCAGACGGGTTTTGACCACGTCAAATGGAGAAGTGACAATGGCGCCAGTCATACCGCCCATACTGTATATCACACAACTGTTAGCAACAATCGTTCAAAAGGTGATAACGACACATTCACCTTCCGGCAGCACTATGTTGCCATCCttgcagcttcttctccgtctttGCGGATAAATTTAAGGGTGGCGCAGCGggaggggatggggaagaacttGGGTttgtggaggagagaaaggattGGGAGAAAGATTGTGTCGACATGGCAGTGTATAGGCGATTTCGGGAGACAGTCCAGGAGGGAGTCTAATAAAAATGGCAAGAAATGCACTACCTACGGAAGATTTCAAGTCTCATAAACGAGACTGTCGAGTTGCGACTTCGTTGTCCGTGGTCGCTCCCGGAACTTTTCATCAAACTctggtggaggcggcggaTCTTATTTAACTTGGTATTTACTGCTTATAAATTATTTCTTCGCATCTATTTCAGTCACCTTTCCCTGCGTCCGCCAGTCACCTACTAATAGGCTACCCAATTGCATTTGGCATAATTCTCCGTCCAGAACAGCACCGTAAAATAATGATGACATGCATAGAATAACAACCCAAATTCTCTACCTCTACTCCCTTCAAGGAGACGCAATTTGCCTAATGGCATCTCCTCCGAGGTTATCCGGAAGCGCATACCTCCTGTCCGCATCTGAGAGCAGCTTGCCACCGAACAACACCTGGCCGTTCTTGGCGTGGAATTGCGCAAGACGTTGTTCAACTTCGGGACCTATCCCTGAGTCAGTCATATATTCTTTAATGGCACGTCGAGCTGTTGAACCTACGGAagttcttcatcaaaccTTGGATAGGCCAAGCCGCGGCATCACCCAGAGCACAAATAGTGTGACCTTCCACTTGTTTTGTCAACTCCAAAAGCATGTCAATCTCCCTCTCCTGTGCCCGTCCTTCCACCATTCGGTCCATCAtgttcatcatccaagATGTACCTTCTCGGCATGGGGTACATTGTCCACAAGATTCGTGCTTGTAAAACTTTGAGAATCGGGCAATGGCGGCAATCATGTCGGTGCTGTTGTCCATAACAATGACTGCACCTGTACCAAGGGAAGTACCGTTATCTTTGAGAGAGTCATAGTCCATCCTAGAGATGAAAAGTCAACTGAAGTCCCCTGGAAGTATCAGGCAATCGGTCACTCACAGGCATTTTTCAGAGGTTTCCCTGTTGACTACAGGCACTGAACTACCGCCAGGAACTATACCCTTCAAGTTTTGCCATCCACCACGAACACCGCCACAGTGCTTCTCCAAAAGTTCCTGTAAGGGGATAgacatttcttcttcaacaacacATGGGTTGTTCACGTGGCCGGAGACACAAAACACCTTGGTGCCACTGTTCCTCTCCCTGCCAAAGCTCGCAAACCAAGAACCGCCTCGTCGAGCAATGGTAGGGGCAACCGCAACAGTCTCCACGTTGGCGACAGTGGTAGGGCAACCGAACAATCCAACGTCGGCAGGGAAAGGAGGCTTCAGTCTAGGCTTGCCCTGCTTGCCTTCAATGGACTCGATCAATGCAGTTTCTTCACCACAGATATAGGCACCGGCACCTCGATGAAGGTAAACGTCGAAATCATATCCGGAACCACAAGCGTTCTTGCCAATCAACCCAGCCTTGTAGGCCTCGTCAATGGCTTGCTGAACATGAGAAGCTTCTTGGTAAAATTCTCCTCGGATGTAGATATACGCTTTGACGACGTCAGCTCCATGAACTGCACCGTTACATGCCAACTAACTCACCGGCATTCGCGTTCATGGCCCGACCAGCAACCAAACAGCCTTCGACAAGTTTGTGGGGGTCGCCTCGCATGATTTCTCGATCTTTACACGTTCCAGGTTCACCTTCGTCGGCATTTACCACAAGGTAGCGTGGTCTGTTTACAAGTGAGtgtcatcctccaccttgtACTATGACAAAATACTAACCTGGGGTCTTTTTCCCATCCGGGCTTGTTCACTAGAGACAATCAGTGAATCAGTAAAAGGGTTGGATCACAAAGACCATACTCACTGAAACTCCATTTCAACCCGCTAGGGAAACCTGCACCCCCCCGTCCTCTCAAGCCGGAGTCCTTGACGGTCTGAATGAGCCACGCGTCTCCTTTGAGAATTATATCTTTTGTCTTGTGCCAGTCCCCCCTAGCGAGAGCGCCTTTTATGCCATGATCGTGCTTGCAAAAGAGATTGGTGAAGATACGATCTTGATCCTTAAGTCCGCCATAATGCCTGACTGGGGCGTCTGATACGGTTGCGAGGGATCTACGAGCTGCTGCGATTGATCGTGGGGAAGAGCGGAGGAGAGGAGTGCGGGACAGCatgttgatgagaatgatggtggagaagagaagaggaacggAGATTGAATGAATGCGTGAAATGTCACTGGCGGAGAGTGCGAGGAGCGTCAACTGCTGCCTCTCATTGGCCCGTCTCGGAATTTTCACGTTGTGGCGGATTCATACATGGATCGGGACACCCGACTGGCGactgtcttctttccatcggcagcattcatcatcattcgtTGTATCGACTATCAGATGCACGTAACACTACCAACACCTCAAAATGGACAATAACTTTATACACAGTTCTCCATTTGCACCATCCACAGATGGAGGATCCTCGCGTACTAGCTCATCCTCGCCTTCCCTTCACATCAACAATAATGGTCTTGGCCcgctctcctcctccgaAGACACACCAAAGCCTGCATCAGTGAATCCACCTACTTATTTGTGCCCGATACCTCACTCAACATACGCAATTTCCAAGTGGCACATTCTCCTCACAAttcccctcttccaaaTACAGTTCTGCCTTTGGGACAATTTTTCTGTTCGCATCCCACCATGGCCTCCGTCACTTAGAGGGTCAAACGACGAACGACCCATCTCTTGGCCCCCCACTCTTTTCTCTAACTTGGAGCACGCTCACCTGCGAATGACCCAAATGGAATTTTTTCAACAACTAAGGTCTTTTATGgaatctcttctccaagtgGCACCTCCAGAAAAACGTTGTATACTGCGGAAAACGACACAATGCCCCATGACATTGCAGGAAATGACAGTAAAACATAAATCAGTCATGAGAGAGGTAAGTCATTCTCTTTTTCACTTACAGAGCATAAGGACACTCATAGAAGATAGGAAGATATCTCTGCTAATCACAAAGTTCTACAAAGCTGGCTAGAGGAAGTATCTGCGAGACAAGCTTTGGACAGAAAAGGCTTGCCGCCTTCCAAAACTTTTCTACATATACATCTCCTTTGGAGTAATGAAACTAATTTGGAATATCTGGATCAAATACGACACCATAATTTGTCCCAAGATAGAGGTCAAGTTATTAGGAATCCCATTATCCCTCACTTTGTTGAGAACAAACTAGGGAATCGCGATCCCAAACGCGTGAGTTAGCTCCTGATATACAATTCATTGGCGAGTGCGCATATATGACTAACGATTGTTGAACAGCTTCGAAGGAAGATATCCAAGCTTGCTAGTCATGTAGGTCTTAACAAGCTGGGTCTAAAAATCAACTTGGTGGCGGATCAGATGGCACAGAAATAAGTAAAGAGGACACTGGTTAGTGCCAGTGCAGCACAGCTTGTATATAATTTGTATTGAAGTGCGATGTAACGCAACCTTCTGTATTTTCGGGCGCTTGTTGCCTGGGGGACAAGAGGATGAGCCAACAAAGGTATTGATCCGATATTTGAGGTACGAGATCATAGGCATATGAACCTTTCATCAGCTAGTCGACACACATGTAGCATGCGAAAAAAACCGATAAGCTTTCGATCGAGGGATAGACATGTGCAACTTTGATCAGCACTGTTATACACATTCACATTCACATTCAGTGGCCAGTTGGCCAGTAGCAGAAGTGCGTATGGCCATCGACCCAGTCACCCTTCGGTTATATAATAGAACTGTTATGTCTGTtttggagaaaagaagagaacgaGTCGGGCACATCAGCATCATGCAATCCAGGCGCTCTGGCATTAACTCCCTCTCGTCTTTGAATGCTTCATTCTCATGTTTACAATCTAGATTAGGAGGCGTACCAACTCATCTGACGTCAAAGATATTTCTTCTGTGACGTACATTAATCCCCCGACAAGATGTGAGATTTATTCTGGAAAGCAGTTGGCAGTGACGAATGATGATTTTCATGTCATCATCTAATTTCGACGCATGGTAAGCAACAGGCATCAATCACCGGAAAGATATAGCTGCGTACCATCGATAGTTGTACCCGAGAGATCCAAGTGTCGCAGTTTGGGGTAAGAAGCGATTATAAGAGTAAACTGCTTATGGTCCAACAAATAAGCGCCTGGAATCTCTAAAGTCTCTAACTGGCTTGGATTGACCGTATTACAAGCTAGATCCGCCATCTGTGGCGTTCGAAACGGACATGGCACTTCAAGTACAAGATGCTGTGTGACATGACGTCAATATGATGTCCTCATGTTAAACACAACTAGCCATTCACCTTGAGAGGTCCTTTTCTTGTGTCGAAAAAATGCTCAAACACCATTTCTCCCCATTGCCTCATACTGATATCAGCCACCGAATCATTCGTCCCCTTAATATCAGTCTGCCATCGAAACTGTTCTAACAGTTTTGACTGACGAAGATGGTTCGCAAGATCGTCATAAGCAGCCATGTGTGTTGCTCTTGAAGAGGGAATATCGGGATACACGTTGCCTAGATGAAGAGATCTGAGAGTGGATTCGTGGCCTGCTATCAGACTAATGACAGTGCTGATTGGTACTGGGGGTCCCCGAGGACCCAGCACAATCTTTTCCAACTTTAGAAAAGAAGTATCAATCTTCGTCCCAGACGGTACTAAAAGTCCAGGCAGATACAGATGTGTCAATCTAGGAAAACATCTACTGAATTCACTCCATTGTATAATGCCAGTTGTCAAAGTGTTACGAGGCTGTGGGTATCCCATCCCAGTAAAGCGGATTGTATTTCGATTAGCCGATGACGAAGATCGATTGAGGATATCGCCTGGAAGGCAGAGGTGCGAGATGAGGGGGTAAGGCGACGAAGAAAAGGTATCATCAGTATTCTAATTATCAGTCATCAGTCATCAGTCATCAGACTTTGTTTGTCGTATGATTCAGAGTGAATACAGATAAAGACACACGTACGTCAAAGGTGACGTTGTCAATCTTAAAACTCTCTAACTGCCCACCAAAAGTTCCAAGCAGATCCTTcactcctctttccactATTTTTGTCCCTTTCAAATTTATTTTTCTCAAGCCTGCGCACCTATTGAGAATGGTCTTTACAGTTTTTTCCGCGACAGAGGTACAACCCTTGAGGTTGATTGCTTCAAGATTTGGAAGGTGGTAGATGAGCCCAGCTATGCCGACATCGGAAGAGGTGGGCGAATGGGTCAATATGAGAGTATTCAACAACGATGAAATATGCGTAGGAGGAATAAGGGGTTTGAGACGAGTGGCTTGAGCAACAGCAGGAAGCAAATCTCCTGGAAGGAACAGAACGCCAGGTATGACGAAAAGCTATGTAATATATGAGAGGGCCGAAACATATAAGAACTGAAGAAGCTTACTTCTTGTATGACCGGAATAGACAATGCACCTCCCCATTTCTTGAATATATTGTCCCTAACCGTTTCTTGAAGACGTGAAGGGACTCTTTCCCACCATTCTTTCCACCATCGTTCCCAATCTTCCCTTACGATTTCATCAGGTCCGCTATATTTCGTCATTCGATCCGCATGTTTAGCAAGTCTCCAAAAGGAAGGGAATCCCTTCACAACAGCATCACTAGCACATCTTGTCAGAGTAGGAAACGTGCGGAAACGGGGCGGTCGAACGGAGATGGACGAGgtagagagagaagagtcGCTCAGGAGGGTAGACCAGTCGTCCTTGTGTGTCCAGACAGATGAGGTGTGTATGCGACGGCGCTTAGAGGCGGTAGTTATGGAGGCAGTGGCAGAACGTTTAGAGGGCATAGAGGTGATAAAATATAATATAGTCACTGCTTAAGCTACGAGAGATGTGGTGTAGTTCGTTATTTGTAACTGCAAGAAGGGATTGTATTCCCGTGGGACACCTTTATCGGTAGGGTGGAGGCCAGTAAACAGCTCCCGTACGTAATTATAAATCTTCCCTGCCGTCATTCCCACTCGCCGACGGAGTGACCGACTCTTCGTTGTTTCCCTCCACCAGGAGGCAGGCAAGACCCAGATTTTTGACATCAACCCCCCAGATTAGCTGCCTCATGGAAAAGGTGGGGTGGTGGCAGGCTGGTCACGTGACACACGTGGCTTCCACGTGGCAAATGGCTGTAATCACGTGGCAATGAGATGATTCCACGTGGCTTGCCACTGAAAAGAACCAGAGGGATCAGGAGATGGCATAATAGAGATTGCTCAATTGCTTGTTGTATGCTTGTTGTATGCCTGTCACGCCTACTGCATGCATCTTTCCCTTTGACAGTTCGGCTTGAGCTGAGGAGGAGTACCATGCATGACTATATGTGCTATAAATAGGTAAATATGATGGCCAAAACACCGCACTATGTtcactccttcctcatcgctGCCCCTTTCTTAGTatacttcctcctctgttTCCCCTCCTCAGTCTCCATCCTTCTGCTctccccatcatcattaaACCCGGAAGCACTGGggcttccctttccttccccttggtcatcaccttcatcttgacCAGTTCCTCCCTCCTTATGCGGTACATGGCAGGCATTGGTGTACCAACATGAGCGTACTCGTAATGGTACCTCATGCTGTATTTCCAGTATACCTGCTCACATCCAAGCTCTTTCCAGCGCACAGGCGCATTGCTGCAGTCTTTTGATTCCAAGGCACTCAGCTGTTGAAACAGCTGGAATCTTGGACAATCGGAAGACGTTTGAGGAGTTTTCCCGCTCTTGGAGGCCTTTAGGAGGAGGGTACAGCCTTCTCAACCACAAAATCCACAAGGATAGTGTTTTCCCACTTAATATTCAAGAATGCCTTCGAAACTGAACCAAATAAAAACCGTGGAGCTCCG from Cryptococcus neoformans var. neoformans B-3501A chromosome 4, whole genome shotgun sequence includes:
- a CDS encoding hypothetical protein (HMMPfam hit to Mito_carr, Mitochondrial carrier protein, score: 239.2, E(): 7e-69); the protein is MSTQSFSQSFLSSTNPSSSPSPPAAPPLNLSAKTEKKLQGWQHSAAGSMGGMTGAIVTSPFDVVKTRLQSDMFRHSSDEGVRHAAEVAKKGGSSGGVRGVMWQFVDTVYLIKRIAVEEGWRALYKGLGPSLVGIIPARAINFYFYPTSKVYLAKQFPNAPTEKPGQTAEDSPVIHLGAAVVAGIMTSTGTNPIWVVKTRLQLSARKKETGVVSAKPGSILPKPIAASAASLASQASTPIAAAAASAASTRTVARSSLTPAFSMTMDIIKKEGIRGLYRGLSASYLGVSEGVIQWVLYERFKRLNAATTTGLESQPLLSYIPHIVGASGGAKAVASLITYPHEVIRTRLRQPALPDGTVKYKGLLQTLKLVWMEEGVGALYGGLTAHLFRVVPNAACMFLIYELVAAKLGA
- a CDS encoding hypothetical protein (Match to EST gb|CF186861.1|CF186861), producing the protein MASLTSDPILLNPLSEIIAALSSSSFGILPAPDSEPLLEQTFPRTAEELKSVQEESNRSRKISERIVGMCRVGLLDGEGHVVIRLDRAGWTIETADGERHVTNKIGTTYESMESLLISASKKYVEAMNREIWKRFKDHPQTIEERK
- a CDS encoding hypothetical protein (Match to EST gb|CF190045.1|CF190045; HMMPfam hit to Complex1_51K, Respiratory-chain NADH dehydrogenase 51 Kd subunit, score: 604.6, E(): 7.4e-179), with the protein product MNAADGKKTVASRVSRSIDISRIHSISVPLLFSTIILINMLSRTPLLRSSPRSIAAARRSLATVSDAPVRHYGGLKDQDRIFTNLFCKHDHGIKGALARGDWHKTKDIILKGDAWLIQTVKDSGLRGRGGAGFPSGLKWSFMNKPGWEKDPRPRYLVVNADEGEPGTCKDREIMRGDPHKLVEGCLVAGRAMNANAAYIYIRGEFYQEASHVQQAIDEAYKAGLIGKNACGSGYDFDVYLHRGAGAYICGEETALIESIEGKQGKPRLKPPFPADVGLFGCPTTVANVETVAVAPTIARRGGSWFASFGRERNSGTKVFCVSGHVNNPCVVEEEMSIPLQELLEKHCGGVRGGWQNLKGIVPGGSSVPVVNRETSEKCLMDYDSLKDNGTSLGTGAVIVMDNSTDMIAAIARFSKFYKHESCGQCTPCREGTSWMMNMMDRMVEGRAQEREIDMLLELTKQVEGHTICALGDAAAWPIQGLMKNFRPEVEQRLAQFHAKNGQVLFGGKLLSDADRRYALPDNLGGDAIRQIASP